One Rhodoferax ferrireducens T118 DNA segment encodes these proteins:
- the rarD gene encoding EamA family transporter RarD — protein sequence MNPGLFYAALAYTAWGLLPVFFKQLTRVNAFEIVMHRMVWSLVFLLCVLAVLKRWAWLRDLARQPRVLLAFAVSALLLSVNWSVYVWAVQNAHMVDASLGYFILPLVNVALGFAFWNERPRPGQWLAVAVAAAGVLWLTVQAGRLPWVALVLAITFGIYGLLRKLAKLGALEGLTLETLLLWPMAVGMLAWWAWHGQGALVQGDPATLGWLLLAGPLTAIPLLLFAAGARRIPMATLGILQYISPSLQMLLGVWLYGEAFEPARAIGFYLIWMALVLYSADSFWNARKQRFNQ from the coding sequence ATGAATCCTGGTTTGTTTTACGCCGCGCTGGCTTACACGGCTTGGGGATTGCTCCCGGTCTTTTTCAAACAGCTCACCCGGGTCAATGCGTTTGAGATCGTGATGCACCGTATGGTGTGGTCGCTTGTTTTCCTGCTGTGCGTGCTGGCCGTGCTCAAGCGCTGGGCCTGGCTGCGCGACTTGGCCCGCCAGCCACGGGTTCTGCTGGCGTTTGCGGTGTCGGCCTTGCTTTTGTCCGTCAATTGGTCGGTGTACGTGTGGGCGGTGCAAAACGCCCATATGGTCGATGCCAGTTTGGGTTACTTCATTTTGCCCTTGGTCAACGTGGCGCTGGGCTTTGCCTTTTGGAATGAGCGTCCGCGCCCTGGGCAGTGGCTGGCGGTGGCGGTGGCCGCAGCCGGTGTGCTGTGGCTCACCGTGCAGGCGGGGCGACTGCCCTGGGTGGCTTTGGTGCTGGCGATCACGTTTGGCATCTACGGCTTGCTGCGCAAGCTGGCCAAGTTGGGCGCGCTGGAAGGCCTGACGCTGGAGACCCTGCTGCTGTGGCCCATGGCGGTGGGAATGTTGGCTTGGTGGGCATGGCACGGGCAAGGTGCCCTGGTGCAAGGCGATCCGGCGACCTTGGGCTGGCTGTTGCTGGCCGGACCGCTGACCGCCATCCCCTTGCTGCTGTTTGCCGCCGGTGCACGCCGCATACCCATGGCCACGCTGGGCATCCTGCAGTACATCTCACCCAGCCTTCAGATGCTGCTGGGCGTGTGGCTGTACGGCGAAGCGTTTGAGCCGGCGCGCGCCATCGGCTTTTATCTG
- a CDS encoding methylglyoxal synthase gives MNFGLVAHRLHRLGPDSSLLRWARACEPGLQALGLGLHATGGAYDALSKYKLLDGQLHPVGNGRDGGLMRLVSRMAGGLAPQAALDGVFFLVDPVDPTSIYPEAQALKRQCVIHGKPFVSTLAGAMEWVAVELTNAGLHTLCVPETAPLFALESQVAALVAHDALKDQMVAFAAEHFDTLSRFAGRVATGTTGKRLNDMAWSRGWPQTQPWVTCYQSGPLGGDAQIAELVLDQRCQKVIFFEDPHVARQHEADIQLLERAVCSAQHATTCFNTPTMARRWAQAVMRGPGTPA, from the coding sequence ATGAACTTTGGACTTGTCGCCCATCGATTACATCGCCTCGGCCCGGACAGCAGCCTGCTGCGCTGGGCGCGCGCCTGTGAGCCCGGCCTGCAAGCGCTGGGCCTGGGGCTGCACGCCACCGGCGGTGCCTATGACGCGCTGAGCAAATACAAACTGCTGGACGGCCAGCTCCACCCCGTGGGCAATGGCCGCGACGGTGGGCTGATGCGCCTGGTGTCGCGCATGGCCGGTGGCCTGGCGCCGCAGGCCGCCCTGGACGGCGTGTTTTTTCTGGTGGACCCGGTTGACCCGACCTCGATCTACCCTGAAGCCCAGGCGCTCAAACGCCAGTGTGTGATTCACGGTAAACCGTTTGTATCCACCCTGGCCGGCGCCATGGAATGGGTGGCGGTGGAGCTGACCAACGCCGGCCTGCACACGCTGTGCGTGCCCGAGACCGCGCCGCTGTTTGCGCTCGAATCCCAGGTGGCGGCGCTGGTCGCCCACGACGCGCTGAAAGACCAGATGGTGGCCTTTGCCGCCGAGCATTTCGACACCTTGTCGCGCTTTGCCGGGCGCGTGGCCACCGGCACCACCGGCAAGCGCCTGAACGACATGGCCTGGTCGCGCGGCTGGCCGCAAACGCAGCCCTGGGTCACGTGCTACCAAAGCGGCCCGCTCGGCGGCGACGCGCAGATTGCCGAACTGGTGCTGGACCAGCGCTGCCAGAAAGTCATCTTTTTTGAAGACCCGCATGTGGCCCGCCAGCACGAGGCCGACATCCAGTTGCTGGAGCGCGCCGTGTGCAGCGCCCAGCACGCCACCACCTGCTTCAACACCCCGACCATGGCCCGGCGCTGGGCGCAGGCGGTGATGCGCGGGCCGGGGACTCCGGCATAA
- a CDS encoding DNA glycosylase AlkZ-like family protein: protein MPITLDTLRRYAVARSLFTPTTLARAIERLGFVQADPIRAPARAQDLTLRHRVKGYHAGDLERRYARLGIEEDFFVNYGFLPRATQALMHPRTPTLAWPKARLAQAHAVLDFVRAHGVVHPREVDAHFAHGAARNWFGGSSNASTQLLDDMHHRGLLRIAGRMSGVRTYAACEPRAPLGPLADPTQAMDALVDVIVGKYAPLPERSLGELISHLRGGAPQWADQRQAAFQRAKLRLATSRVDGVTWYWPADESPASRRYAPGAVVRLLAPFDPVVWDRRRFELFWGWAYRFEAYTPAAKRVRGYYALPLLWRDQVIGWGNVTVSGERLKVDLGYVAGTAPREAAFGQALAQELARLHTFLALPAI, encoded by the coding sequence ATGCCCATCACCCTGGACACCCTGCGCCGCTACGCCGTGGCGCGTTCCCTCTTCACGCCCACCACCCTGGCCCGCGCGATCGAGCGCCTGGGCTTTGTGCAGGCCGACCCGATCCGCGCCCCGGCGCGGGCGCAGGACCTGACCTTGCGCCACCGCGTCAAGGGCTATCACGCGGGCGATCTGGAGCGGCGTTACGCCAGGCTCGGCATCGAAGAGGACTTCTTCGTCAACTACGGCTTTTTGCCGCGCGCCACGCAGGCGCTGATGCACCCGCGCACGCCAACCTTGGCGTGGCCCAAGGCACGTCTGGCGCAGGCCCATGCCGTGCTGGACTTTGTGCGGGCGCACGGGGTGGTGCACCCGCGCGAGGTGGACGCGCATTTTGCCCATGGTGCGGCGCGCAACTGGTTTGGTGGCTCGTCCAATGCCAGCACGCAGCTGCTCGACGACATGCACCACCGCGGCCTGCTGCGCATTGCCGGGCGCATGAGTGGCGTGCGTACCTACGCCGCCTGCGAGCCACGGGCGCCCTTGGGGCCGCTGGCCGATCCGACCCAGGCCATGGACGCGCTGGTCGATGTGATCGTGGGCAAGTACGCCCCCTTGCCTGAACGCTCGCTCGGCGAGTTGATCAGCCACCTGCGCGGCGGTGCCCCGCAATGGGCCGATCAACGCCAGGCGGCTTTCCAGCGCGCCAAGTTGCGGCTGGCCACAAGCCGGGTGGATGGCGTGACCTGGTATTGGCCTGCGGATGAGTCGCCGGCCTCACGCCGGTATGCGCCCGGCGCGGTGGTGCGCCTGCTGGCGCCGTTTGACCCGGTGGTCTGGGACCGTCGGCGCTTCGAGCTTTTTTGGGGCTGGGCCTATCGTTTCGAGGCCTACACGCCCGCCGCCAAACGGGTGCGCGGCTATTACGCGCTGCCGCTGTTGTGGCGTGACCAGGTCATTGGCTGGGGCAATGTGACGGTGAGTGGTGAGCGGCTCAAGGTTGATCTGGGCTATGTGGCTGGCACGGCGCCGCGTGAGGCGGCCTTTGGCCAAGCCCTGGCGCAAGAGTTGGCACGGCTGCACACCTTTCTCGCCTTGCCGGCAATTTGA
- a CDS encoding aldo/keto reductase, with the protein MKTRTLGRNGPTISAIGLGCMGMSEFYSNRDDAESIATLHHALDQGLNFLDTADVYGPHTNEVLIGKAIAGRRKEVFLATKFGLLRDPANEAVRGVNGRPDYVKASCEASLQRLGIEQIDLYYQHRVDKTVPIEDTVGAMAELVQAGKVRYLGLSEASAATIERACKVHPIAALQSEYSLWTRDPEVTGTLAACRKHGVSFVAYSPLGRGFLTGAFTKPEDLPADDYRRKFSPRFAEENFKRNLALVDAVKHLAAAKGITASQVALAWVLAQGEDIIPIPGTKRRTYLDQNIAALDVVLSAAELAELDRAFPPDAAAGLRYPEAFLGSVNA; encoded by the coding sequence ATGAAAACCCGTACTCTCGGCCGCAACGGCCCCACCATTTCCGCCATCGGCCTGGGCTGCATGGGCATGAGCGAGTTCTACAGCAACCGCGACGACGCCGAGTCCATCGCCACCCTGCACCACGCCCTGGACCAGGGCCTCAATTTCCTCGATACCGCTGACGTCTATGGCCCGCACACCAATGAAGTGCTGATTGGCAAGGCCATCGCCGGGCGCCGCAAGGAGGTGTTCCTGGCCACCAAATTCGGGCTCTTGCGCGACCCGGCCAACGAGGCGGTGCGTGGGGTCAACGGTCGCCCCGACTATGTCAAGGCAAGTTGCGAGGCGAGCCTGCAGCGCCTCGGCATCGAGCAGATTGATCTGTATTACCAGCACCGCGTCGACAAGACCGTGCCGATCGAGGACACCGTGGGCGCCATGGCCGAGCTGGTGCAGGCCGGCAAGGTGCGCTACCTGGGCCTGTCCGAAGCCTCGGCCGCCACGATTGAGCGCGCCTGCAAGGTGCACCCCATCGCCGCCCTGCAAAGCGAGTATTCATTGTGGACGCGCGACCCTGAAGTCACCGGCACACTGGCGGCCTGCCGCAAGCACGGCGTGAGCTTCGTGGCCTATTCGCCCCTGGGCCGTGGATTTTTGACCGGCGCATTCACCAAGCCGGAAGACCTGCCGGCTGACGATTACCGCCGCAAGTTTTCGCCGCGCTTTGCAGAAGAAAACTTCAAACGCAACCTGGCCCTGGTCGATGCGGTCAAGCATCTGGCTGCGGCCAAGGGCATCACCGCTTCACAAGTCGCGCTGGCCTGGGTGCTGGCGCAGGGCGAGGACATCATCCCCATCCCCGGCACCAAACGCCGCACCTATCTTGACCAGAATATCGCGGCGCTTGACGTGGTGCTGAGCGCGGCCGAACTGGCTGAACTGGACCGTGCCTTCCCGCCTGATGCGGCCGCCGGCCTGCGTTACCCGGAAGCCTTTCTCGGTTCCGTCAACGCCTGA
- a CDS encoding MerR family transcriptional regulator has translation MNTSLSIAEAAKATGLSPYTLRYYEQIGLIAPVERRGGARRYGDADMRWLEFLVRLRATGMSMRDMQRYAQLRRQGNTPASLAERQTLMEDHAQRVEADMRVLGETLDYIRNKIRIYETMRAQKKRT, from the coding sequence ATGAACACGTCCCTGAGCATTGCCGAGGCGGCCAAGGCCACTGGTTTGAGCCCCTACACCCTGCGCTACTACGAGCAGATTGGCCTGATCGCGCCGGTAGAGCGCCGTGGCGGCGCGCGCCGCTACGGCGACGCCGACATGCGCTGGCTTGAGTTCCTGGTGCGCTTGCGCGCCACCGGCATGTCGATGCGCGACATGCAGCGCTATGCGCAGCTGCGGCGCCAGGGCAACACGCCCGCCAGCCTGGCCGAGCGCCAGACACTGATGGAGGACCATGCCCAGCGTGTAGAGGCGGACATGCGCGTGCTGGGCGAGACGCTGGACTACATCCGCAACAAGATTCGCATCTATGAAACCATGCGGGCGCAAAAAAAGCGCACCTGA
- a CDS encoding YciI family protein codes for MAYTLLIVEDPHQRDTRTPAEGRAAYDSMVQFAAQLKARGLLLATQSLTSHAAAARVQVRDGQSQVLDGPFTEAKEMVGGFFLLDCQTRAQAIAIAAECPAAQWCTVEVREVGPCFA; via the coding sequence ATGGCTTACACCTTGCTGATCGTCGAAGACCCCCACCAGCGCGACACCCGAACGCCCGCCGAAGGGCGTGCGGCATATGACAGCATGGTGCAGTTCGCAGCGCAGCTCAAGGCCCGAGGCTTGTTGCTGGCGACCCAATCCCTGACCTCGCACGCCGCCGCCGCCCGGGTGCAGGTGCGCGACGGCCAATCACAGGTGCTGGACGGTCCGTTTACCGAGGCCAAGGAAATGGTCGGTGGCTTCTTTTTGCTCGATTGCCAGACCCGGGCGCAGGCCATTGCCATTGCCGCCGAATGCCCGGCGGCGCAGTGGTGCACGGTGGAGGTCCGAGAAGTAGGTCCTTGCTTCGCGTGA
- a CDS encoding YciI family protein — translation MRFMIIVKATPDSEAGVMPPDTLLAEMADYHEQLAKAGVLLDGSGLQPSAKGWRIRYNGKKPDERTLIDGPFAESKELIAGYTLIQVRTRAEALEWTRRFPNPSIDGKQGEIEVRQLFELEDFGPSETVERFRDMGMAAPAQVSSPLKS, via the coding sequence ATGCGATTCATGATTATTGTCAAAGCCACGCCGGATTCAGAGGCCGGCGTGATGCCACCCGACACGCTGCTGGCCGAGATGGCCGACTACCACGAGCAACTGGCCAAAGCCGGCGTGTTGCTCGATGGCTCGGGCTTGCAGCCCAGCGCCAAAGGGTGGCGCATCCGCTACAACGGCAAGAAGCCGGATGAGCGCACGCTGATCGACGGCCCGTTTGCCGAGAGCAAGGAACTTATCGCCGGCTACACCCTCATTCAGGTGCGCACGCGCGCCGAGGCGCTGGAGTGGACACGGCGCTTCCCCAACCCCTCGATCGATGGCAAGCAAGGCGAGATTGAAGTACGCCAATTGTTTGAGCTGGAAGATTTTGGCCCGAGCGAAACCGTGGAGCGCTTTCGCGACATGGGTATGGCTGCACCGGCACAAGTTTCCAGTCCCCTTAAATCTTGA
- a CDS encoding VOC family protein encodes MSKSSVKPIPEGMHTLTPHLVCAGAADAIEFYKKAFNAVEGYRLPGPDGKLMHGSVVIGDSMLMLVDENPAWGALGPKSLKGSPVTIHLYVPGVDATVAQAVAAGAKVTMPVADMFWGDRYGVLQDPFGHNWSVATHQRDLSPQEIQEAMAKMDTTNKTCT; translated from the coding sequence ATGTCTAAATCATCAGTCAAACCCATTCCCGAAGGCATGCACACTTTGACGCCGCACCTGGTGTGTGCCGGTGCGGCCGATGCCATCGAGTTCTACAAAAAAGCCTTCAACGCGGTGGAGGGCTATCGCCTGCCGGGGCCCGATGGCAAGCTCATGCATGGCAGCGTGGTGATTGGCGACTCCATGCTGATGCTGGTGGATGAAAATCCCGCTTGGGGCGCGCTCGGACCCAAGAGCTTGAAAGGCTCGCCGGTGACGATCCACCTGTATGTGCCAGGCGTCGATGCCACCGTGGCCCAGGCCGTGGCGGCCGGTGCCAAAGTCACCATGCCGGTTGCCGACATGTTTTGGGGCGATCGTTATGGCGTGTTGCAAGATCCGTTCGGCCACAACTGGTCGGTGGCGACGCATCAGCGCGATTTGAGCCCGCAGGAAATACAAGAGGCGATGGCCAAGATGGACACGACGAACAAGACGTGCACTTGA
- a CDS encoding RNA polymerase sigma factor — translation MVASLTQLSLEAIWRIEGASIIAAVARMVRDIGLAEELAQDALVAALEHWPADGVPHNPAAWLMTTARNRALDHLRRARMLLEKHDQIGHELEAQEALIVPDFVDALDAARSDQIGDDLLRLIFTACHPVLSTEARVALTLKLLGGLSTAEIARACLVPEPTVAQRIVRAKRTLTEAHVPFELPQGDALRPRLGSVLEVIYLIFNEGYTATSGGEWMRPALTDEAVRLGRVLAALAPREAEVHGLVALMELQASRAGARVDASGRPILLPDQDRSRWDRLLIRRGLAALQRAEALGGTLGPYALQAAIAACHARANTHAETDWPRIVALYDALAQVMPSPIVELNRAVAVGIAFGPAAGLEIVDSLLRHPQLARYHWLPGVRADLLARLGRHDEARAEFERAAGLAQNAQERQLLQERAMAQSRLETIKPRDPTAG, via the coding sequence GTGGTGGCAAGCCTTACACAACTGTCGCTGGAGGCGATCTGGCGGATTGAGGGGGCCAGCATCATCGCGGCGGTGGCCCGCATGGTGCGCGACATCGGCCTGGCCGAAGAACTGGCGCAGGACGCCCTGGTCGCGGCGCTGGAACACTGGCCCGCTGACGGTGTGCCGCACAATCCGGCCGCCTGGCTGATGACGACCGCCAGGAACCGTGCACTGGACCATTTGCGACGCGCCAGGATGCTGCTGGAGAAGCACGATCAGATTGGCCATGAGCTGGAGGCCCAGGAGGCTTTGATCGTGCCCGATTTTGTGGATGCCCTGGATGCGGCCCGATCGGACCAGATCGGCGACGACTTGCTGCGCCTCATTTTCACGGCCTGTCACCCGGTGCTCTCGACCGAGGCGCGCGTCGCCTTGACCCTCAAGCTGCTCGGCGGCCTGAGCACCGCCGAGATCGCACGGGCCTGCCTGGTGCCGGAGCCCACCGTCGCGCAACGCATCGTGCGCGCCAAGCGCACGCTGACCGAGGCGCATGTGCCATTTGAACTGCCCCAGGGTGACGCCCTGAGACCGCGCCTGGGCTCGGTGCTGGAGGTGATTTACCTGATTTTCAACGAGGGTTATACCGCCACCAGCGGCGGCGAGTGGATGCGCCCGGCCCTTACCGACGAAGCCGTGCGCCTGGGGCGCGTGCTGGCCGCTCTGGCGCCCAGGGAAGCCGAAGTGCACGGACTGGTGGCGCTGATGGAGCTGCAGGCCTCGCGCGCCGGTGCACGCGTTGACGCATCGGGCCGGCCCATACTGCTGCCCGATCAGGACCGCAGCCGCTGGGACCGGCTGCTCATTCGCCGCGGCCTCGCGGCACTGCAACGCGCTGAAGCCTTGGGCGGAACGCTGGGGCCTTATGCCTTGCAGGCGGCCATTGCGGCCTGCCACGCCCGCGCCAACACGCACGCAGAGACCGACTGGCCGCGCATCGTCGCCCTTTACGATGCACTGGCGCAGGTGATGCCCTCACCCATCGTCGAACTCAACCGTGCCGTCGCCGTCGGTATCGCTTTCGGCCCGGCAGCGGGGCTGGAGATCGTGGATTCGTTGTTGCGCCATCCCCAATTGGCACGCTACCACTGGTTGCCCGGTGTGAGGGCCGATCTGCTCGCCAGGCTGGGCCGGCATGACGAAGCGCGGGCAGAGTTTGAACGGGCGGCGGGTCTGGCGCAGAACGCGCAGGAGCGCCAGCTGCTGCAGGAGCGTGCAATGGCGCAGAGCCGACTTGAAACCATCAAGCCGCGCGACCCAACGGCCGGCTGA